Proteins from a single region of Choloepus didactylus isolate mChoDid1 chromosome 10, mChoDid1.pri, whole genome shotgun sequence:
- the LOC119545611 gene encoding prothymosin alpha, with product MSDAAVDTSSEITTKDLKEKKEVVEEAENGRDAPANGNANEENGEQEADNEVDEEEEEGGEEEEEEEEGDGEEEDGDEDEEAEAATGKRAAEDDEDDDVDTKKQKTDEDD from the coding sequence ATGTCAGACGCGGCCGTGGATACCAGCTCCGAAATCAccaccaaggatttaaaggagaagaaggaagttgTGGAGGAGGCAGAGAACGGAAGAGACGCACCTGCTAATGGGAACGCTAATGAAGAAAATGGGGAACAGGAGGCTGACAATGAGGTagatgaagaagaggaagaaggtggggaggaagaagaggaggaggaggaaggagatggTGAGGAGGAGGATGGAGATGAAGATGAGGAGGCTGAGGCAGCTACGGGCAAACGGGCAGCTGaagatgatgaggatgatgacgTGGACACCAAGAAGCAGAAGACCGATGAGGATGACTAG